The following coding sequences lie in one Paenibacillus durus ATCC 35681 genomic window:
- the glmM gene encoding phosphoglucosamine mutase — translation MGKYFGTDGVRGVANRELTAEMAYSIGRCGGYVLTANVEKPKVVIGMDTRISGPLLESALVAGMLSIGAEVIRLGVVTTPAVAYITRLLKADAGVMISASHNPVEDNGIKFFGGDGFKLSDETELRIEELMDAETDELPRPVGSGLGTVREDLESKYVYLDYLKTTVSHSFKGLKVVLDCAHGAAYELAPKLFRELGAEVIAIGAEPDGLNINDGFGSTHPQKLREEMLRLGADLGLAFDGDADRLIAIDDRGEEVDGDYILCICGDAMNRAGKLKDGTIVSTVMSNIGFYKAAEKLSLKTAKTAVGDRYVMEEMRRGGYNLGGEQSGHVIFLDYNTTGDGILTAIQLVDTLVASGKKLSELKSMMTKYPQVLVNVRVQDKRNYPNNSAIEAAIMEIEDKLGSNGRVLVRPSGTEPLIRVMAEGPVKEDLDLFVGQIVEVVQRELV, via the coding sequence ATGGGAAAGTATTTTGGAACTGACGGTGTGCGCGGAGTCGCCAATCGTGAATTGACAGCAGAGATGGCCTACAGCATTGGCCGCTGCGGAGGATATGTGCTTACCGCCAACGTGGAGAAGCCTAAGGTGGTTATCGGAATGGATACGCGGATCTCGGGTCCGCTGCTCGAGTCGGCGCTCGTAGCCGGTATGCTGTCAATCGGTGCGGAGGTTATCCGCCTTGGCGTTGTGACGACGCCTGCCGTTGCCTATATTACGCGCCTCTTGAAGGCTGATGCGGGCGTTATGATTTCCGCTTCTCATAATCCGGTGGAGGATAACGGAATTAAGTTCTTCGGCGGCGATGGCTTTAAACTGTCGGATGAGACGGAGCTGCGCATCGAAGAATTGATGGACGCCGAGACCGATGAGCTCCCGCGGCCTGTAGGCTCGGGTCTCGGAACAGTGAGAGAGGATTTGGAGTCCAAATATGTTTATTTAGATTACTTAAAGACGACTGTTTCGCACAGCTTCAAGGGGCTTAAGGTTGTGCTGGACTGCGCGCACGGCGCGGCATACGAACTGGCTCCGAAGCTGTTCCGGGAGCTTGGCGCCGAAGTGATTGCGATCGGTGCGGAACCGGACGGTCTGAATATTAATGACGGCTTCGGCTCCACGCATCCCCAGAAATTGCGCGAGGAAATGCTGCGTCTAGGCGCGGATTTGGGACTTGCCTTTGATGGCGATGCCGACCGCCTGATCGCTATTGACGACCGGGGCGAAGAAGTAGACGGCGACTATATTCTGTGCATTTGCGGCGACGCGATGAACCGTGCGGGCAAGCTGAAGGATGGAACGATCGTTTCGACGGTGATGAGCAACATCGGCTTTTACAAGGCTGCTGAGAAGCTGTCCCTCAAGACGGCGAAGACGGCGGTGGGTGACCGCTACGTTATGGAAGAAATGCGCCGCGGCGGCTACAATCTGGGCGGCGAGCAGTCGGGCCATGTTATTTTTCTCGACTATAATACTACCGGCGACGGTATTTTGACTGCCATTCAGTTGGTGGATACATTGGTGGCTTCGGGCAAAAAGCTCAGCGAGTTGAAGTCAATGATGACTAAATACCCTCAGGTTCTTGTCAATGTGCGCGTGCAGGATAAGAGAAATTATCCGAATAATTCCGCCATTGAAGCGGCGATCATGGAGATCGAAGACAAGCTGGGCAGTAACGGCCGAGTGCTTGTTCGTCCGTCTGGAACCGAGCCGCTGATTCGTGTGATGGCGGAAGGCCCGGTCAAGGAAGATCTGGATCTGTTTGTGGGACAGATCGTGGAAGTTGTGCAGCGAGAGCTGGTATAA
- the glmS gene encoding glutamine--fructose-6-phosphate transaminase (isomerizing) codes for MCGIVGYIGNQNSQGILVEGLKKLEYRGYDSAGIAVFTKDGLQIVKALGRLANLESKLEDSPLVGSAGIGHTRWATHGKPSDANSHPHTDESHKFSVVHNGIVENYLELKEELMAGGCQFSSETDTEVISHLIAREYEGDIVKAVQKAIKFMRGAFALGVLTEYEPDKLVAVRQASPLIIGLGEGENFIGSDIPALLEYTRNVYILNDGEMAVLTRDAVELMTIEGNFISREMITVDWDAVTAEKGGFEHFMLKEIYEQPKAYRDTMLGRMSPEGTKVILPELKLTNEQIKNIKNIQIVACGTAYNAGLVGRNLIESLVRIPVENDIASEYRYRSPIVSPETLVIVVSQSGETADTLAALREGHANGAHVLAITNVVGSSIAREADDVLVTLAGPEIAVASTKAYTSQIIAFGLLALYLAEVRGTQSEAEIAHILAAMQSLPEQVEAILEKKDAIKAYAEQIAKHDHLFYLGRGVDYAVAQEGSLKLKEISYIHSEAYAAGELKHGTLALIEEGVPVIAVATQESVLEKTVSNIKEVKARGADVLAITHEEHVTDLLKSVDQAFAIPKTLPMLTPALSVVVLQLLAYYASLALGHDVDKPRNLAKSVTVE; via the coding sequence ATGTGTGGTATCGTGGGATATATCGGCAATCAGAATTCTCAGGGAATCTTGGTCGAGGGCTTGAAAAAGCTGGAGTACCGGGGGTATGATTCAGCAGGCATTGCTGTGTTCACCAAAGACGGTCTGCAAATCGTGAAGGCACTTGGCCGTTTGGCAAACCTGGAGTCTAAACTGGAGGATTCTCCGCTTGTCGGCAGCGCCGGCATCGGTCATACTCGTTGGGCGACGCACGGCAAGCCGTCGGATGCCAATTCCCATCCGCATACGGATGAGAGCCATAAATTCTCGGTCGTTCATAACGGCATTGTCGAGAATTATCTGGAACTGAAAGAGGAACTGATGGCCGGAGGATGCCAGTTTTCTTCCGAAACCGACACTGAGGTCATTTCACACCTCATCGCGCGCGAGTATGAAGGCGATATCGTCAAAGCTGTGCAAAAAGCGATCAAATTCATGCGCGGCGCGTTTGCGCTGGGAGTTCTGACCGAATACGAACCGGATAAACTGGTTGCTGTACGTCAGGCAAGCCCGCTCATTATCGGTCTTGGCGAAGGAGAGAACTTTATCGGGTCCGATATTCCGGCTCTGCTAGAATACACCCGTAACGTATATATTTTGAACGACGGCGAAATGGCCGTACTTACAAGAGATGCTGTCGAATTGATGACCATCGAGGGGAATTTTATTTCTCGGGAAATGATTACTGTCGATTGGGATGCCGTAACCGCGGAAAAAGGCGGATTTGAGCATTTCATGCTGAAAGAAATTTATGAACAGCCGAAGGCTTACCGCGATACAATGCTCGGCCGTATGAGCCCCGAAGGAACCAAGGTGATTCTGCCGGAGCTGAAGCTTACAAATGAGCAAATCAAGAACATCAAGAACATTCAGATCGTAGCCTGCGGCACCGCGTATAACGCCGGACTCGTCGGACGAAATCTGATCGAATCACTGGTCCGCATTCCGGTTGAGAATGATATCGCATCGGAATACCGTTATCGTTCCCCGATCGTATCGCCGGAGACGCTGGTTATCGTAGTCAGCCAATCGGGTGAAACGGCGGATACGCTGGCAGCCCTGCGCGAAGGTCACGCTAATGGCGCTCATGTGCTTGCGATAACGAACGTAGTCGGCAGCTCCATTGCCCGCGAAGCGGATGATGTGCTCGTAACCCTGGCGGGACCGGAAATCGCTGTAGCTTCAACTAAAGCGTACACTTCACAGATTATCGCCTTCGGCTTGTTAGCTCTGTACCTGGCTGAAGTGCGCGGTACGCAGTCCGAAGCGGAAATAGCGCACATTTTGGCGGCTATGCAGTCATTGCCGGAGCAGGTGGAAGCCATCCTGGAGAAGAAAGACGCCATCAAAGCATATGCCGAGCAAATCGCGAAGCATGATCACTTGTTCTACCTTGGCCGCGGTGTGGACTACGCAGTTGCCCAGGAAGGCTCGCTCAAGCTTAAAGAGATCTCTTACATTCATTCCGAAGCCTATGCGGCAGGTGAATTAAAGCACGGAACGCTGGCATTGATCGAGGAAGGCGTTCCGGTTATCGCTGTGGCGACCCAGGAATCCGTTCTGGAGAAGACCGTCAGCAATATCAAGGAAGTGAAAGCCCGCGGCGCTGACGTGCTGGCGATCACGCATGAAGAGCATGTCACCGACCTACTAAAATCCGTCGACCAGGCCTTTGCCATTCCGAAGACCTTGCCGATGCTGACTCCGGCCCTGTCCGTGGTCGTCCTCCAATTGCTGGCTTACTACGCCTCCCTGGCCCTCGGCCATGATGTCGATAAGCCAAGAAACCTGGCGAAGAGTGTGACGGTGGAGTAA